The following are encoded together in the Neomonachus schauinslandi chromosome 15, ASM220157v2, whole genome shotgun sequence genome:
- the EXOC7 gene encoding exocyst complex component 7 isoform X6, with the protein MIPPQEASARRREIEDKLKQEEETLSFIRDSLEKSDQLTKNMVSILSSFESRLMKLENSIIPVHKQTENLQRLQENVEKTLSCLDHVISYYHVASDTEKIIREGPTGRLEEYLGSMAKIQKAVEYFQDNSPDSPELNKVKLLFERGKESLESEFRSLMTRHSKVVSPVLILDLISGEDELEVQEEVPLEHLPEGVLQDVIRISRWLVEYGRNQDFMNVYYQIRSSQLDRSIKGLKEHFRKSSSSSGVPYSPAIPNKRKDTPTKKPIKRPGRDDTLDVETDAYIHCVSAFVRLAQSEYQLLMDVIPEHHQKKTFDSLIQDALDGLMLEGENIVSAARKAITRHDFSAVLTVFPILRHLKQTKPEFDQVLQGTAASTKNKLPGLITSMETVGAKALEDFADNIKNDPDKEYNMPKDGTVHELTSNAILFLQQLLDFQETAGAMLASQVLGDTYNIPLDPRETSSSATSYSSEFSKRLLSTYICKVLGNLQLNLLSKSKVYEDPALSAIFLHNNYNYILKALEKSELIQLVAVTQKTAERSYREHIEQQIQTYQRSWLKVTDYIAEKNLPVFQPGVKLRDKERQMIKERFKGFNDGLEELCKIQKAWAIPDMEQRDKIRQAQKNIVRETYGAFLHRYGSVPFTKNPEKYIKYRVEQVGDMIDRLFDTSA; encoded by the exons ATGATTCCTCCGCAGGAGGCGTCCGCCCGGCGGCGGGAGATCGAGGACAAGTTGAAGCAG gaggaggagACGCTGTCCTTCATCCGAGACAGCCTGGAGAAGAGCGACCAGCTCACCAAAAACATG GTGTCTATCCTGTCATCCTTTGAGAGCCGCCTTATGAAGCTGGAGAACTCCATCATCCCTGTGCACAAGCAGACAGAGAACCTGCAGCGACTGCAGGAGAATGTTGAGAAGACTCTCTCCTGCCTGGACCATGTCATCAGCTACTACCATGTGGCCAGTGACACTGAGAAAATCATCAGGGAGGG CCCCACAGGCAGGCTGGAGGAGTACCTGGGGAGCATGGCCAAGATTCAGAAGGCTGTGGAGTACTTCCAGGACAATAGCCCAGACAGCCCAGAGCTCAACAAAGTG AAGCTGCTGTTCGAGCGCGGAAAGGAGTCGCTGGAGTCCGAGTTCCGCAGCCTGATGACCAGGCACAGCAAGGTCGTGTCCCCTGTGCTCATCCTGGATCTGATCAGCGGTGAGGATGAGCTGGAGGTCCAGGAGGAGGTGCCGCTGGAGCACCTGCCCGAGGGAGTGCTCCAGGACGTGATCCGTATCTCCCGCTGGCTGGTGGAATATGGCCGCAACCAAG ATTTCATGAATGTCTACTATCAGATTCGCTCCAGCCAGCTAGACCGCTCCATCAAGGGCCTGAAGGAACATTTCCGGAAGAGCAGTTCCTCCTCTGGGGTTCCCTACTCCCCTGCTATCCCCAACAAGAGGAAAGACACGCCCACCAAGAAGCCCATCAAGAGGCCAG GGAGAGACGACACGCTGGACGTGGAGACCGACGCCTACATTCACTGCGTCAGTGCCTTCGTCAGGCTGGCCCAGAGCGAGTACCAGCTGCTGATGGACGTCATCCCTGAGCACCATCAGAAAAAGACCTTTGACTCCCTGATCCAG gACGCGCTGGACGGGCTGATGCTCGAAGGGGAGAACATCGTGTCTGCTGCCCGGAAGGCCATCACCAGGCACGACTTCTCTGCCGTGCTCACCGTCTTCCCCATTCTGCGACACCTGAAGCAGACCAAGCCTGAGTTTGACCAGGTGCTCCAG GGGACGGCTGCCAGCACCAAGAACAAGCTGCCTGGCCTCATCACCTCCATGGAGACCGTTGGAGCCAAGGCCCTGGAGGACTTTGCCGACAACATCAAG AATGATCCGGACAAGGAATACAACATGCCCAAGGATGGCACCGTGCATGAGCTCACAAGCAAT GCCATCCTCTTCCTCCAGCAGCTCCTGGACTTCCAGGAGACGGCAGGGGCCATGCTGGCCTCCCAAG TTCTTGGGGACACATACAATATTCCTTTAGACCCCCGAG AGACCAGCTCTTCTGCCACCAGCTACAGCTCCGAGTTCAGCAAGCGCCTGCTGAGCACGTATATCT GTAAGGTCCTGGGCAACCTGCAGCTGAACCTCCTGAGCAAGTCCAAGGTGTATGAGGACCCGGCTCTGAGCGCCATCTTCCTGCACAACAACTACAACTACATCCTCAAGGCCTTGGAAAA GTCTGAGCTGATCCAGCTGGTGGCCGTGACCCAGAAGACTGCTGAGCGCTCCTACCGGGAGCACATTGAGCAGCAGATCCAGACCTACCAGCGCAG CTGGTTAAAGGTGACTGACTACATCGCTGAGAAGAATCTACCTGTATTCCAACCAGGAGTCAAG ctcAGGGACAAGGAGCGGCAGATGATCAAGGAGCGGTTCAAG GGTTTCAATGATGGCCTTGAAGAATTGTGCAAGATCCAGAAGGCCTGGGCTATTCCTGACATGGAACAGAGAGACAAGATTCGCCAAGCTCAGAAGAACATTGTCAGGGAGACCTACGGGGCCTTTCTGCACAG GTATGGCAGCGTGCCCTTCACCAAGAACCCGGAGAAGTACATCAAGTACCGCGTGGAACAGGTGGGCGACATGATCGATCGCCTCTTTGACACGTCTGCCTGA
- the EXOC7 gene encoding exocyst complex component 7 isoform X3: MIPPQEASARRREIEDKLKQEEETLSFIRDSLEKSDQLTKNMVSILSSFESRLMKLENSIIPVHKQTENLQRLQENVEKTLSCLDHVISYYHVASDTEKIIREGPTGRLEEYLGSMAKIQKAVEYFQDNSPDSPELNKVKLLFERGKESLESEFRSLMTRHSKVVSPVLILDLISGEDELEVQEEVPLEHLPEGVLQDVIRISRWLVEYGRNQDFMNVYYQIRSSQLDRSIKGLKEHFRKSSSSSGVPYSPAIPNKRKDTPTKKPIKRPGTIRKAQNLLKQYSQHGLDGKKGGSNLIPLEGRDDTLDVETDAYIHCVSAFVRLAQSEYQLLMDVIPEHHQKKTFDSLIQDALDGLMLEGENIVSAARKAITRHDFSAVLTVFPILRHLKQTKPEFDQVLQGTAASTKNKLPGLITSMETVGAKALEDFADNIKNDPDKEYNMPKDGTVHELTSNAILFLQQLLDFQETAGAMLASQVLGDTYNIPLDPRETSSSATSYSSEFSKRLLSTYICKVLGNLQLNLLSKSKVYEDPALSAIFLHNNYNYILKALEKSELIQLVAVTQKTAERSYREHIEQQIQTYQRSWLKVTDYIAEKNLPVFQPGVKLRDKERQMIKERFKGFNDGLEELCKIQKAWAIPDMEQRDKIRQAQKNIVRETYGAFLHRYGSVPFTKNPEKYIKYRVEQVGDMIDRLFDTSA; encoded by the exons ATGATTCCTCCGCAGGAGGCGTCCGCCCGGCGGCGGGAGATCGAGGACAAGTTGAAGCAG gaggaggagACGCTGTCCTTCATCCGAGACAGCCTGGAGAAGAGCGACCAGCTCACCAAAAACATG GTGTCTATCCTGTCATCCTTTGAGAGCCGCCTTATGAAGCTGGAGAACTCCATCATCCCTGTGCACAAGCAGACAGAGAACCTGCAGCGACTGCAGGAGAATGTTGAGAAGACTCTCTCCTGCCTGGACCATGTCATCAGCTACTACCATGTGGCCAGTGACACTGAGAAAATCATCAGGGAGGG CCCCACAGGCAGGCTGGAGGAGTACCTGGGGAGCATGGCCAAGATTCAGAAGGCTGTGGAGTACTTCCAGGACAATAGCCCAGACAGCCCAGAGCTCAACAAAGTG AAGCTGCTGTTCGAGCGCGGAAAGGAGTCGCTGGAGTCCGAGTTCCGCAGCCTGATGACCAGGCACAGCAAGGTCGTGTCCCCTGTGCTCATCCTGGATCTGATCAGCGGTGAGGATGAGCTGGAGGTCCAGGAGGAGGTGCCGCTGGAGCACCTGCCCGAGGGAGTGCTCCAGGACGTGATCCGTATCTCCCGCTGGCTGGTGGAATATGGCCGCAACCAAG ATTTCATGAATGTCTACTATCAGATTCGCTCCAGCCAGCTAGACCGCTCCATCAAGGGCCTGAAGGAACATTTCCGGAAGAGCAGTTCCTCCTCTGGGGTTCCCTACTCCCCTGCTATCCCCAACAAGAGGAAAGACACGCCCACCAAGAAGCCCATCAAGAGGCCAG GCACGATCCGTAAGGCTCAGAACCTTCTGAAACAATATTCCCAGCATGGTCTAGATGGGAAAAAGGGGGGCTCTAACCTCATTCCTCTGGAAG GGAGAGACGACACGCTGGACGTGGAGACCGACGCCTACATTCACTGCGTCAGTGCCTTCGTCAGGCTGGCCCAGAGCGAGTACCAGCTGCTGATGGACGTCATCCCTGAGCACCATCAGAAAAAGACCTTTGACTCCCTGATCCAG gACGCGCTGGACGGGCTGATGCTCGAAGGGGAGAACATCGTGTCTGCTGCCCGGAAGGCCATCACCAGGCACGACTTCTCTGCCGTGCTCACCGTCTTCCCCATTCTGCGACACCTGAAGCAGACCAAGCCTGAGTTTGACCAGGTGCTCCAG GGGACGGCTGCCAGCACCAAGAACAAGCTGCCTGGCCTCATCACCTCCATGGAGACCGTTGGAGCCAAGGCCCTGGAGGACTTTGCCGACAACATCAAG AATGATCCGGACAAGGAATACAACATGCCCAAGGATGGCACCGTGCATGAGCTCACAAGCAAT GCCATCCTCTTCCTCCAGCAGCTCCTGGACTTCCAGGAGACGGCAGGGGCCATGCTGGCCTCCCAAG TTCTTGGGGACACATACAATATTCCTTTAGACCCCCGAG AGACCAGCTCTTCTGCCACCAGCTACAGCTCCGAGTTCAGCAAGCGCCTGCTGAGCACGTATATCT GTAAGGTCCTGGGCAACCTGCAGCTGAACCTCCTGAGCAAGTCCAAGGTGTATGAGGACCCGGCTCTGAGCGCCATCTTCCTGCACAACAACTACAACTACATCCTCAAGGCCTTGGAAAA GTCTGAGCTGATCCAGCTGGTGGCCGTGACCCAGAAGACTGCTGAGCGCTCCTACCGGGAGCACATTGAGCAGCAGATCCAGACCTACCAGCGCAG CTGGTTAAAGGTGACTGACTACATCGCTGAGAAGAATCTACCTGTATTCCAACCAGGAGTCAAG ctcAGGGACAAGGAGCGGCAGATGATCAAGGAGCGGTTCAAG GGTTTCAATGATGGCCTTGAAGAATTGTGCAAGATCCAGAAGGCCTGGGCTATTCCTGACATGGAACAGAGAGACAAGATTCGCCAAGCTCAGAAGAACATTGTCAGGGAGACCTACGGGGCCTTTCTGCACAG GTATGGCAGCGTGCCCTTCACCAAGAACCCGGAGAAGTACATCAAGTACCGCGTGGAACAGGTGGGCGACATGATCGATCGCCTCTTTGACACGTCTGCCTGA
- the EXOC7 gene encoding exocyst complex component 7 isoform X1 produces the protein MIPPQEASARRREIEDKLKQEEETLSFIRDSLEKSDQLTKNMVSILSSFESRLMKLENSIIPVHKQTENLQRLQENVEKTLSCLDHVISYYHVASDTEKIIREGPTGRLEEYLGSMAKIQKAVEYFQDNSPDSPELNKVKLLFERGKESLESEFRSLMTRHSKVVSPVLILDLISGEDELEVQEEVPLEHLPEGVLQDVIRISRWLVEYGRNQDFMNVYYQIRSSQLDRSIKGLKEHFRKSSSSSGVPYSPAIPNKRKDTPTKKPIKRPGTIRKAQNLLKQYSQHGLDGKKGGSNLIPLEGHEHDFRVKHLSEALNDKHGPLAGRDDTLDVETDAYIHCVSAFVRLAQSEYQLLMDVIPEHHQKKTFDSLIQDALDGLMLEGENIVSAARKAITRHDFSAVLTVFPILRHLKQTKPEFDQVLQGTAASTKNKLPGLITSMETVGAKALEDFADNIKNDPDKEYNMPKDGTVHELTSNAILFLQQLLDFQETAGAMLASQVLGDTYNIPLDPRETSSSATSYSSEFSKRLLSTYICKVLGNLQLNLLSKSKVYEDPALSAIFLHNNYNYILKALEKSELIQLVAVTQKTAERSYREHIEQQIQTYQRSWLKVTDYIAEKNLPVFQPGVKLRDKERQMIKERFKGFNDGLEELCKIQKAWAIPDMEQRDKIRQAQKNIVRETYGAFLHRYGSVPFTKNPEKYIKYRVEQVGDMIDRLFDTSA, from the exons ATGATTCCTCCGCAGGAGGCGTCCGCCCGGCGGCGGGAGATCGAGGACAAGTTGAAGCAG gaggaggagACGCTGTCCTTCATCCGAGACAGCCTGGAGAAGAGCGACCAGCTCACCAAAAACATG GTGTCTATCCTGTCATCCTTTGAGAGCCGCCTTATGAAGCTGGAGAACTCCATCATCCCTGTGCACAAGCAGACAGAGAACCTGCAGCGACTGCAGGAGAATGTTGAGAAGACTCTCTCCTGCCTGGACCATGTCATCAGCTACTACCATGTGGCCAGTGACACTGAGAAAATCATCAGGGAGGG CCCCACAGGCAGGCTGGAGGAGTACCTGGGGAGCATGGCCAAGATTCAGAAGGCTGTGGAGTACTTCCAGGACAATAGCCCAGACAGCCCAGAGCTCAACAAAGTG AAGCTGCTGTTCGAGCGCGGAAAGGAGTCGCTGGAGTCCGAGTTCCGCAGCCTGATGACCAGGCACAGCAAGGTCGTGTCCCCTGTGCTCATCCTGGATCTGATCAGCGGTGAGGATGAGCTGGAGGTCCAGGAGGAGGTGCCGCTGGAGCACCTGCCCGAGGGAGTGCTCCAGGACGTGATCCGTATCTCCCGCTGGCTGGTGGAATATGGCCGCAACCAAG ATTTCATGAATGTCTACTATCAGATTCGCTCCAGCCAGCTAGACCGCTCCATCAAGGGCCTGAAGGAACATTTCCGGAAGAGCAGTTCCTCCTCTGGGGTTCCCTACTCCCCTGCTATCCCCAACAAGAGGAAAGACACGCCCACCAAGAAGCCCATCAAGAGGCCAG GCACGATCCGTAAGGCTCAGAACCTTCTGAAACAATATTCCCAGCATGGTCTAGATGGGAAAAAGGGGGGCTCTAACCTCATTCCTCTGGAAG GTCACGAGCATGATTTCCGAGTTAAGCACCTGTCCGAGGCCCTGAACGACAAGCACGGGCCGCTGGCTG GGAGAGACGACACGCTGGACGTGGAGACCGACGCCTACATTCACTGCGTCAGTGCCTTCGTCAGGCTGGCCCAGAGCGAGTACCAGCTGCTGATGGACGTCATCCCTGAGCACCATCAGAAAAAGACCTTTGACTCCCTGATCCAG gACGCGCTGGACGGGCTGATGCTCGAAGGGGAGAACATCGTGTCTGCTGCCCGGAAGGCCATCACCAGGCACGACTTCTCTGCCGTGCTCACCGTCTTCCCCATTCTGCGACACCTGAAGCAGACCAAGCCTGAGTTTGACCAGGTGCTCCAG GGGACGGCTGCCAGCACCAAGAACAAGCTGCCTGGCCTCATCACCTCCATGGAGACCGTTGGAGCCAAGGCCCTGGAGGACTTTGCCGACAACATCAAG AATGATCCGGACAAGGAATACAACATGCCCAAGGATGGCACCGTGCATGAGCTCACAAGCAAT GCCATCCTCTTCCTCCAGCAGCTCCTGGACTTCCAGGAGACGGCAGGGGCCATGCTGGCCTCCCAAG TTCTTGGGGACACATACAATATTCCTTTAGACCCCCGAG AGACCAGCTCTTCTGCCACCAGCTACAGCTCCGAGTTCAGCAAGCGCCTGCTGAGCACGTATATCT GTAAGGTCCTGGGCAACCTGCAGCTGAACCTCCTGAGCAAGTCCAAGGTGTATGAGGACCCGGCTCTGAGCGCCATCTTCCTGCACAACAACTACAACTACATCCTCAAGGCCTTGGAAAA GTCTGAGCTGATCCAGCTGGTGGCCGTGACCCAGAAGACTGCTGAGCGCTCCTACCGGGAGCACATTGAGCAGCAGATCCAGACCTACCAGCGCAG CTGGTTAAAGGTGACTGACTACATCGCTGAGAAGAATCTACCTGTATTCCAACCAGGAGTCAAG ctcAGGGACAAGGAGCGGCAGATGATCAAGGAGCGGTTCAAG GGTTTCAATGATGGCCTTGAAGAATTGTGCAAGATCCAGAAGGCCTGGGCTATTCCTGACATGGAACAGAGAGACAAGATTCGCCAAGCTCAGAAGAACATTGTCAGGGAGACCTACGGGGCCTTTCTGCACAG GTATGGCAGCGTGCCCTTCACCAAGAACCCGGAGAAGTACATCAAGTACCGCGTGGAACAGGTGGGCGACATGATCGATCGCCTCTTTGACACGTCTGCCTGA
- the EXOC7 gene encoding exocyst complex component 7 isoform X4, whose amino-acid sequence MIPPQEASARRREIEDKLKQEEETLSFIRDSLEKSDQLTKNMVSILSSFESRLMKLENSIIPVHKQTENLQRLQENVEKTLSCLDHVISYYHVASDTEKIIREGPTGRLEEYLGSMAKIQKAVEYFQDNSPDSPELNKVKLLFERGKESLESEFRSLMTRHSKVVSPVLILDLISGEDELEVQEEVPLEHLPEGVLQDVIRISRWLVEYGRNQDFMNVYYQIRSSQLDRSIKGLKEHFRKSSSSSGVPYSPAIPNKRKDTPTKKPIKRPGTIRKAQNLLKQYSQHGLDGKKGGSNLIPLEGRDDTLDVETDAYIHCVSAFVRLAQSEYQLLMDVIPEHHQKKTFDSLIQDALDGLMLEGENIVSAARKAITRHDFSAVLTVFPILRHLKQTKPEFDQVLQGTAASTKNKLPGLITSMETVGAKALEDFADNIKNDPDKEYNMPKDGTVHELTSNAILFLQQLLDFQETAGAMLASQETSSSATSYSSEFSKRLLSTYICKVLGNLQLNLLSKSKVYEDPALSAIFLHNNYNYILKALEKSELIQLVAVTQKTAERSYREHIEQQIQTYQRSWLKVTDYIAEKNLPVFQPGVKLRDKERQMIKERFKGFNDGLEELCKIQKAWAIPDMEQRDKIRQAQKNIVRETYGAFLHRYGSVPFTKNPEKYIKYRVEQVGDMIDRLFDTSA is encoded by the exons ATGATTCCTCCGCAGGAGGCGTCCGCCCGGCGGCGGGAGATCGAGGACAAGTTGAAGCAG gaggaggagACGCTGTCCTTCATCCGAGACAGCCTGGAGAAGAGCGACCAGCTCACCAAAAACATG GTGTCTATCCTGTCATCCTTTGAGAGCCGCCTTATGAAGCTGGAGAACTCCATCATCCCTGTGCACAAGCAGACAGAGAACCTGCAGCGACTGCAGGAGAATGTTGAGAAGACTCTCTCCTGCCTGGACCATGTCATCAGCTACTACCATGTGGCCAGTGACACTGAGAAAATCATCAGGGAGGG CCCCACAGGCAGGCTGGAGGAGTACCTGGGGAGCATGGCCAAGATTCAGAAGGCTGTGGAGTACTTCCAGGACAATAGCCCAGACAGCCCAGAGCTCAACAAAGTG AAGCTGCTGTTCGAGCGCGGAAAGGAGTCGCTGGAGTCCGAGTTCCGCAGCCTGATGACCAGGCACAGCAAGGTCGTGTCCCCTGTGCTCATCCTGGATCTGATCAGCGGTGAGGATGAGCTGGAGGTCCAGGAGGAGGTGCCGCTGGAGCACCTGCCCGAGGGAGTGCTCCAGGACGTGATCCGTATCTCCCGCTGGCTGGTGGAATATGGCCGCAACCAAG ATTTCATGAATGTCTACTATCAGATTCGCTCCAGCCAGCTAGACCGCTCCATCAAGGGCCTGAAGGAACATTTCCGGAAGAGCAGTTCCTCCTCTGGGGTTCCCTACTCCCCTGCTATCCCCAACAAGAGGAAAGACACGCCCACCAAGAAGCCCATCAAGAGGCCAG GCACGATCCGTAAGGCTCAGAACCTTCTGAAACAATATTCCCAGCATGGTCTAGATGGGAAAAAGGGGGGCTCTAACCTCATTCCTCTGGAAG GGAGAGACGACACGCTGGACGTGGAGACCGACGCCTACATTCACTGCGTCAGTGCCTTCGTCAGGCTGGCCCAGAGCGAGTACCAGCTGCTGATGGACGTCATCCCTGAGCACCATCAGAAAAAGACCTTTGACTCCCTGATCCAG gACGCGCTGGACGGGCTGATGCTCGAAGGGGAGAACATCGTGTCTGCTGCCCGGAAGGCCATCACCAGGCACGACTTCTCTGCCGTGCTCACCGTCTTCCCCATTCTGCGACACCTGAAGCAGACCAAGCCTGAGTTTGACCAGGTGCTCCAG GGGACGGCTGCCAGCACCAAGAACAAGCTGCCTGGCCTCATCACCTCCATGGAGACCGTTGGAGCCAAGGCCCTGGAGGACTTTGCCGACAACATCAAG AATGATCCGGACAAGGAATACAACATGCCCAAGGATGGCACCGTGCATGAGCTCACAAGCAAT GCCATCCTCTTCCTCCAGCAGCTCCTGGACTTCCAGGAGACGGCAGGGGCCATGCTGGCCTCCCAAG AGACCAGCTCTTCTGCCACCAGCTACAGCTCCGAGTTCAGCAAGCGCCTGCTGAGCACGTATATCT GTAAGGTCCTGGGCAACCTGCAGCTGAACCTCCTGAGCAAGTCCAAGGTGTATGAGGACCCGGCTCTGAGCGCCATCTTCCTGCACAACAACTACAACTACATCCTCAAGGCCTTGGAAAA GTCTGAGCTGATCCAGCTGGTGGCCGTGACCCAGAAGACTGCTGAGCGCTCCTACCGGGAGCACATTGAGCAGCAGATCCAGACCTACCAGCGCAG CTGGTTAAAGGTGACTGACTACATCGCTGAGAAGAATCTACCTGTATTCCAACCAGGAGTCAAG ctcAGGGACAAGGAGCGGCAGATGATCAAGGAGCGGTTCAAG GGTTTCAATGATGGCCTTGAAGAATTGTGCAAGATCCAGAAGGCCTGGGCTATTCCTGACATGGAACAGAGAGACAAGATTCGCCAAGCTCAGAAGAACATTGTCAGGGAGACCTACGGGGCCTTTCTGCACAG GTATGGCAGCGTGCCCTTCACCAAGAACCCGGAGAAGTACATCAAGTACCGCGTGGAACAGGTGGGCGACATGATCGATCGCCTCTTTGACACGTCTGCCTGA
- the EXOC7 gene encoding exocyst complex component 7 isoform X7 has product MIPPQEASARRREIEDKLKQEEETLSFIRDSLEKSDQLTKNMVSILSSFESRLMKLENSIIPVHKQTENLQRLQENVEKTLSCLDHVISYYHVASDTEKIIREGPTGRLEEYLGSMAKIQKAVEYFQDNSPDSPELNKVKLLFERGKESLESEFRSLMTRHSKVVSPVLILDLISGEDELEVQEEVPLEHLPEGVLQDVIRISRWLVEYGRNQDFMNVYYQIRSSQLDRSIKGLKEHFRKSSSSSGVPYSPAIPNKRKDTPTKKPIKRPGRDDTLDVETDAYIHCVSAFVRLAQSEYQLLMDVIPEHHQKKTFDSLIQDALDGLMLEGENIVSAARKAITRHDFSAVLTVFPILRHLKQTKPEFDQVLQGTAASTKNKLPGLITSMETVGAKALEDFADNIKNDPDKEYNMPKDGTVHELTSNAILFLQQLLDFQETAGAMLASQETSSSATSYSSEFSKRLLSTYICKVLGNLQLNLLSKSKVYEDPALSAIFLHNNYNYILKALEKSELIQLVAVTQKTAERSYREHIEQQIQTYQRSWLKVTDYIAEKNLPVFQPGVKLRDKERQMIKERFKGFNDGLEELCKIQKAWAIPDMEQRDKIRQAQKNIVRETYGAFLHRYGSVPFTKNPEKYIKYRVEQVGDMIDRLFDTSA; this is encoded by the exons ATGATTCCTCCGCAGGAGGCGTCCGCCCGGCGGCGGGAGATCGAGGACAAGTTGAAGCAG gaggaggagACGCTGTCCTTCATCCGAGACAGCCTGGAGAAGAGCGACCAGCTCACCAAAAACATG GTGTCTATCCTGTCATCCTTTGAGAGCCGCCTTATGAAGCTGGAGAACTCCATCATCCCTGTGCACAAGCAGACAGAGAACCTGCAGCGACTGCAGGAGAATGTTGAGAAGACTCTCTCCTGCCTGGACCATGTCATCAGCTACTACCATGTGGCCAGTGACACTGAGAAAATCATCAGGGAGGG CCCCACAGGCAGGCTGGAGGAGTACCTGGGGAGCATGGCCAAGATTCAGAAGGCTGTGGAGTACTTCCAGGACAATAGCCCAGACAGCCCAGAGCTCAACAAAGTG AAGCTGCTGTTCGAGCGCGGAAAGGAGTCGCTGGAGTCCGAGTTCCGCAGCCTGATGACCAGGCACAGCAAGGTCGTGTCCCCTGTGCTCATCCTGGATCTGATCAGCGGTGAGGATGAGCTGGAGGTCCAGGAGGAGGTGCCGCTGGAGCACCTGCCCGAGGGAGTGCTCCAGGACGTGATCCGTATCTCCCGCTGGCTGGTGGAATATGGCCGCAACCAAG ATTTCATGAATGTCTACTATCAGATTCGCTCCAGCCAGCTAGACCGCTCCATCAAGGGCCTGAAGGAACATTTCCGGAAGAGCAGTTCCTCCTCTGGGGTTCCCTACTCCCCTGCTATCCCCAACAAGAGGAAAGACACGCCCACCAAGAAGCCCATCAAGAGGCCAG GGAGAGACGACACGCTGGACGTGGAGACCGACGCCTACATTCACTGCGTCAGTGCCTTCGTCAGGCTGGCCCAGAGCGAGTACCAGCTGCTGATGGACGTCATCCCTGAGCACCATCAGAAAAAGACCTTTGACTCCCTGATCCAG gACGCGCTGGACGGGCTGATGCTCGAAGGGGAGAACATCGTGTCTGCTGCCCGGAAGGCCATCACCAGGCACGACTTCTCTGCCGTGCTCACCGTCTTCCCCATTCTGCGACACCTGAAGCAGACCAAGCCTGAGTTTGACCAGGTGCTCCAG GGGACGGCTGCCAGCACCAAGAACAAGCTGCCTGGCCTCATCACCTCCATGGAGACCGTTGGAGCCAAGGCCCTGGAGGACTTTGCCGACAACATCAAG AATGATCCGGACAAGGAATACAACATGCCCAAGGATGGCACCGTGCATGAGCTCACAAGCAAT GCCATCCTCTTCCTCCAGCAGCTCCTGGACTTCCAGGAGACGGCAGGGGCCATGCTGGCCTCCCAAG AGACCAGCTCTTCTGCCACCAGCTACAGCTCCGAGTTCAGCAAGCGCCTGCTGAGCACGTATATCT GTAAGGTCCTGGGCAACCTGCAGCTGAACCTCCTGAGCAAGTCCAAGGTGTATGAGGACCCGGCTCTGAGCGCCATCTTCCTGCACAACAACTACAACTACATCCTCAAGGCCTTGGAAAA GTCTGAGCTGATCCAGCTGGTGGCCGTGACCCAGAAGACTGCTGAGCGCTCCTACCGGGAGCACATTGAGCAGCAGATCCAGACCTACCAGCGCAG CTGGTTAAAGGTGACTGACTACATCGCTGAGAAGAATCTACCTGTATTCCAACCAGGAGTCAAG ctcAGGGACAAGGAGCGGCAGATGATCAAGGAGCGGTTCAAG GGTTTCAATGATGGCCTTGAAGAATTGTGCAAGATCCAGAAGGCCTGGGCTATTCCTGACATGGAACAGAGAGACAAGATTCGCCAAGCTCAGAAGAACATTGTCAGGGAGACCTACGGGGCCTTTCTGCACAG GTATGGCAGCGTGCCCTTCACCAAGAACCCGGAGAAGTACATCAAGTACCGCGTGGAACAGGTGGGCGACATGATCGATCGCCTCTTTGACACGTCTGCCTGA